The sequence GTCGGGCTCGGCCTGGGCGGGTGCGAGCGGGACGAGTCCGAGGCAGGCGATGGCAGCGGTTGTCAGCAGCGCGCCGCCGATCCGCATCCGGTCGTGATTCACGAGCGGGGGTTCTCCCTTGTTTGTCGTACGTCTACCGGGTGAGCTGACGGGTTCGGGCACGACGTGGCCCTACGCCTCCTCCGTCATGCGCAAGCGCACGCCCTCGGTGACGATTCACCCCAGATGGGGAAGTGGTTCCCCGGCTCCGGCCCCCAGCGCAGCAAGGCCGAACTCGACGCGGCGTTCGCGCGGACCCGGTGGCCCACTTCCACGAACGCCAGGGCTCACCCTAGACCGACGCCGGGGCCCTCGCCAATCAACGTCCCACAAAGTCGTCCACGTGTCGGCACACGTCAGGCCGACTCCGTCTCCGGGCCGGCCAGAGGCTGGACGAGACGCAGCGGCGGCACGAGTCCCCCTGCGGCCAGCGCTTCCAGCGCGCGGCGCTCGTCATCGTCGAAGGTGAGCTCCGGTGGCGGCCCGAGAAGCACCGTCACCACACAGTCGTGGCATGCCAGCCCCCGCACGAGGCAGCTGTCGCAATCGATTCGTGTCGTCATGACGATCAGCGTGACAGTGGGCACCGACAACGAGAGTCGGCCGACTCGACGTCGCGGGTCCGCACGCAGTCAGGAACGGACGTAGAGCACCCACTCGCCGGTGAGCGCGACCACCTCGAAGCCGTCCTCACCGGCCATGACCTCGTCGGCCTGTGTCCCCTCCTGGACGAGGACCGCTCCGGAGCCTTCGACCGCTGTGGTCATGGCGGGCCGGCCCGCCATGAAGTCGAGGTAGGCGCGCTGGTCCTCGGCCCGGAACGCATCCAAGGGGTTGCTGAGCCACACCTCGACCCCGTGGACCGCCAACGCCTCCACCACCGGCTCTGGCGCGAGCACGACCCGGGCCGGCGCCGCTTGCCGGACCTCCTGTGCCAGCGCCTTGTCGGCTTCCCCGAGAGAGTGTCCGCGGAAGGCCGACGGGACCGCGGAGGCGACCAGCGCAGCGACGACCAGGGCCACCACCCGAGCATGAGGCAAGAGCTTGAGGTCTGCGAACCGTCCCGGAACGCGAGTGCCGCCGTATGCCGCTGGGCCGGCCAGCAGCAGGAGCAGCCAGATCCCGTTGCGCGCCGCCACCACCGTGGCAACCGTCAGACCCACCACTGCGACGCATTCCCACAGCGGCAGTCGGCGACGCAGGGCCAGCAGTCCCAGCAGCCCCACTCCCAGGAGCATCAACAGGTCGAAGGGGTCCCTGAAGTCAGGGCTCGCCCACAAGCCCTCTCCCTGCTTGGCCGCCTCGTTCTGGAGGACGCCCCAGTAGTACTCCGCCGTACGCCACCCCGCGGGATTGATCGAGAGCGCAGCGAGCGTCGCCACACCCAGGGTGACTGTCTCGACAGGGCGGCGAGGCAGGCGCGAGAACAGCAGGTAGGCGCCGATGACACACACTCCGAGCAGCACCCCGCCGTGCAGGTTGCCCCACAGTGCGACCAGGATCGGCGCCCACCACATGCCGCGCCCCGGGGAACGGTGCTGGGCGCGCACGAGGAGCAGCACCAGCACGAAGGGGACCAGGGAGAAGGTCTGGAGACGCGCGACCGCGAAGGTCGCGATGCCCGCGACGACCAGCACCGTGAGCGCCAGCGAGGTGGCAAGGTCGGCGGCCCCCCTGCGGCGGGCGTCGAGCGCCACGAGCATCAGCGCGAGAAGGACCGTGGAGTAGTGCCAGACGAGGAGTCCGCCCACACCGAGCTCGTGGACGAGCGACAGGGTGACCTCGGCAAGCAGGATGACGGGCGGCCAGTCCTCGGTCGGAGCCGCAGCAAAGGGCACACCGTCGGGCATTGCGGCCGCGCCCCGCACGTGATCACCCATGGCCACCAGCCACAGCAGGTCGGCACCGACGGCACAGAGCAGACCGAGCAGGAGTCCGAGGCTCACGAGACCGACCCCCGTTGCCCCCCACGGACGGTGGCGTTGGCGTGTCCCCGACTCAGGACTCGTCGCGGGCATCGTCAGTCGGTCGCGGACGGAGTGCTGCTGGGGTCGTCCCCCGGGCCGGTCTCGTTGCGGTCGACCAGCTCGATGGCGTCGTCGCGCCCGCACCACCGACACGAGACCGACTCGACGGACTCCTGCTGCACCTCCGTGGACTCCACGGCATGCTCGCCGGCGAGGTCGAAGTGCCAGAACTCGGTCGTCCTCCGCGTGCGCGTCACGTCGAACCGCGTGAGGTTGCCGCAGCCACCGCAGCGCCACCGATGGGACTGGTCGGGAAGTTCACAAGTCACCGGCGCAGCCTAGTGGCGCGTCCTCCCCGTCGTTGTCGGTGCTCAGATCTACCGTCACTTTCATGAGCCGTGCTGCCGCTACCCCCTCCCGGTGGGAGGCCCAGCGCGGTTTCGACGAGCTCGGACGACCGTTGCGCGACGTCACCTTCTGCGTGGTCGACCTCGAGACCACCGGGGGTTCTGCCGCCGCCGGCTCGATGATCACCGAGATCGGCGCGGTCAAGGTCCGGGGCGGCGTCGTGCTGGGAGAGTTCCAGACCCTCGTCAACCCGCACGCCGCCATACCTGCGTTCATCGCCGTGCTCACCGGCATCACCAACTCCATGGTCAGCGACGCTCCCCCCATCGAGTCGGCGCTGCCGGCCTTTCTCGAGTTCGCTGCCGGCACCGTCCTGGTGGCCCACAACGCGCCCTTCGACGTCGGCTTCCTGCGTCACTTCGCCAACGCCCAGGACCTCACCTGGCCGGGGTTCGAGGTTCTCTGCACGGCCAAGCTGGCCCGTCGGGTGATCACCCGCGACGACGCCCCCAACTGCAAGCTCTCCTCGCTGGCCCAGGTCTTCAACGCGACCACCACGCCAAACCACCGTGCTCTCTCCGACGCTCGTGCCACCGTCGACGTGCTGCACGGGTTGATGGAGCGCTTGGGTGGCCTGGGCGTCCACACGCTCGAGGAGCTGCAGACCTTCACCGCCCGGGTGAGCACCGCCCAGCGTCGGAAGCGGCACCTGGCCGAGGGACTGCCGCACGCACCGGGTGTCTACCTCTTCCGTGACGATCGCTCCCGCGTCCTCTATGTCGGCACGTCCAAGGACCTGCGGACCCGGGTGCGCACCTACTTCACGGCATCTGAGACCCGGTCCCGGATGGGCGAGATGGTCGGCCTGGCGGAGTCGGTGACCGCGATCACGTGCGCGACGCCGTTGGAGGCCGAGGTCCGCGAGCTCCGGCTGATCGCCGAGCACAAACCGAAGTACAACCGCCGCTCCCGCTTTCCCGAGAAGGTCCACTTCATTAAGCTCACCCGCGAGCCGTGGCCGCGACTGTCGATGGTGCGGCGAGTGCTCGACGACGACGCCGACTACCTCGGTCCCTTCTCGTCGAGGAAGTCGGCCGAGAAGAGCCTGGCTGCGTTGCACGACACGTTCCCCGTGCGGCAGTGCTCCGACCGGTTCGGGGCGTCGCCGTCCCGCACACCGTGCGTCCTGGCCGAGATGGGCAGGTGCTTGTCACCGTGCGACGGCGGGGTCGACCCGACGACATATGCCGCGATGGTCCGCTCCCTGCGCGACTCCTTGATCCGCAGTCCCGATGACGTGGTGGACGCCATCTCGCGGCGGATGACGGCTCTGGCCGACCTCGAACGGTTCGAGGAGGCCGGCGTCCACCGCGATCGGCTGGCCACCTTCGTCCGTGCCGCTGCCCGGACCCAGCGTCTGTCCGCTCTCAGCCGCTGCCCCGAAGTGGTGGCTGCGCGGCGCGAGGATGACGGCCGGTGGGCGGTGCACGTCGTGCGTCACGGCCGGTTGGCGGCAGCCGGCGTCATCCCCCCCGGTGGCGATGCGCACCACTACGTCGACCAGCTGCGCGCGGGCGCCGAGACCGTGTCCGACGCACCCGGGCCGGTGCCGGCGGCCACTGCTGCGGAGACGGAGAAGCTGTTGCGTTGGCTGGAGTCCCCGGGGATCAGGCTCGTCGACGTCGAGGGCGACTGGGTCTGCCCCGTGGGTGGGGCGACGCGTCACCTGGCGATCCACGACGCGGTCACCCACTCGAGAGTTTCACTCGTCCCCTTCGACGAGCAACGCCTCGCCCCGCCCGTCGCCAGTCCCGTCCGTTAGCGCCGGTCGCTGCTGGCGATCAGTCGAGGCCCAGGGCGAAGGCCGACTCCAGGTCGTGGCGCGAGAACGTGCGGAAGGCGATGTGCGTCTCGGTCGAGCTGACCCCCTCGACCTTGTTGAGCGAGTCGGCCACGACCTCAGCGACGTCCTCGTGCTTGCTGACCCGGATCATCGCGATCAGGTCGATCTGGCCGGTCACGGAATAGACCTCGCTGACGCCGTCCAGCGCCGCGATCGCCTCGGCGACCTCGGGGATCCGGGCGACGTCGGCCTTCACGAAGACGATGGCGGTGATCATGGGCCCGACCGTACCGCTCGCTGTCCTGGACGCGTAGGTCGTCGGGGTGTTGCTACTGCGTCCATGACTGGCGGCTCGCAAGTTCAGCCGTGGACGGGCGTCGCCGGCTCGGTGACCCTGGTCAGCCCGGCGCACCAGTAGTCTCCGCCCGTGACCTGGCTCGGCGACCACTGGCTCGACCTCCTCGGTTGGGGCGGCAGTGCACTCCTGGTGTACTCGCTGCTCCAGTCGCGGCTGCTCCGCCTGCGCATCCTCAACCTGGCGGCCTGCTTGATCCTCACGGTCTTCAACGCCGCGCTCGAGGTGTGGCCGATGGTCGGCATGAACATCGTGCTCAGCGCGATCAACGTCTGGTTCATCGCCCAGGCGCTGAGGGAGCGGCACGACGACGCCGTGTTCGAGGTGCTGCGCGTGCGCAGTGACGACGAATACCTCCGCCACGTGCTGCGGGTCCACGGCGCGGACATCCTGCGCTTCAACCCCGACTTCGTCCACGACCCGTGGGACGAGGCGCAGGCGGCCTTCCTCGTGCAGCGGGGGACGAGACGGTCGGCGTGGTCCTGCTGGAGGCGGCCGGCGAGACGGCCCAGGTGCTGCTCGACTACGTGACGCCCCGCTTCAGGGACTTCTCCCCCGGCGAGTTCGTGTGGCGCCAGAGCGGACTGCTCGCCGACCTGGGATATCGGCGGGTCGTCACTCCTCCCGGGATGCTCTCGCCCTACTACGACCGGGTGGGCTTCGAGCGCGACGGCGACTCCTGGGTCCTCGAGGTACGCCCGTGATCACCACCCTGGTCCGCCGGGTGCTGCCCATCGTCAGCCTGGCTGTGCTGCTCGGCGCACTCGTGCGCAACCAGTCCAGACCCCCTCTCTCGGGTGACGGCTACTTCCACCTGAGGATGGGCCGCGAGCTCCTCGACGGCTGGTCGATCGCGGACCCCGGCAACCTGGGCCCGTTCGACACCGCCGACTGGGTCTCCACGCAGTGGCTCGCCCAGCTGGCGATGGCAGGGGTGGAGGACCTTGCCGGTCTTGCCGGCGTGATGTGGGCGGCCGGCTTCCTCGTGCTGTGCCTGGCGCTGGCCACCTTCGTGTGCTGCCGCCTCGTCAGCGCGCCTCTGCCCGCAGCCTTCGCCACCATCCTCGTCTGCTCCGCGGCAAGCCCGGGACTCTCCGCGCGACCGCAGGTGTTCAGCTATCTGTTCGTCCTGGTCGTCACCGTTGCGTGGCTGCGCACGATGCGCGACCTCGAGCCCCGCTGGTGGCTGGTCCTCGTGGCGTGGGTCTGGGCGCCTCTCCACGGGATGTGGCCCCTGGCGGGCGTGATCGGCGTGGTCGCGATCGTCGGCATCCTGCTGGACGGTCGTGCCGATCGTGACCGGATCCTGCGGCTGGTCCTGATCCCCGTGCTCTCGTCGGTGATCGTCCTCGCCACGCCGCTGGGCCTGCGCGTCTACGGGTCGCTGTTCGCGGTCGGGTCGCGCGCCGAATACTTCGCCGAGTGGGGTCCGCCGGACTTCGGGGAGCCCTACGCC comes from Nocardioides piscis and encodes:
- a CDS encoding DEDD exonuclease domain-containing protein; the protein is MSRAAATPSRWEAQRGFDELGRPLRDVTFCVVDLETTGGSAAAGSMITEIGAVKVRGGVVLGEFQTLVNPHAAIPAFIAVLTGITNSMVSDAPPIESALPAFLEFAAGTVLVAHNAPFDVGFLRHFANAQDLTWPGFEVLCTAKLARRVITRDDAPNCKLSSLAQVFNATTTPNHRALSDARATVDVLHGLMERLGGLGVHTLEELQTFTARVSTAQRRKRHLAEGLPHAPGVYLFRDDRSRVLYVGTSKDLRTRVRTYFTASETRSRMGEMVGLAESVTAITCATPLEAEVRELRLIAEHKPKYNRRSRFPEKVHFIKLTREPWPRLSMVRRVLDDDADYLGPFSSRKSAEKSLAALHDTFPVRQCSDRFGASPSRTPCVLAEMGRCLSPCDGGVDPTTYAAMVRSLRDSLIRSPDDVVDAISRRMTALADLERFEEAGVHRDRLATFVRAAARTQRLSALSRCPEVVAARREDDGRWAVHVVRHGRLAAAGVIPPGGDAHHYVDQLRAGAETVSDAPGPVPAATAAETEKLLRWLESPGIRLVDVEGDWVCPVGGATRHLAIHDAVTHSRVSLVPFDEQRLAPPVASPVR
- a CDS encoding Lrp/AsnC family transcriptional regulator; translation: MITAIVFVKADVARIPEVAEAIAALDGVSEVYSVTGQIDLIAMIRVSKHEDVAEVVADSLNKVEGVSSTETHIAFRTFSRHDLESAFALGLD